Proteins encoded in a region of the Mycobacterium branderi genome:
- a CDS encoding SRPBCC family protein, with protein MITESSVEIDAPASLVWDVFSDVERWPEWTASVTRLVAIDGPGLAVGKRFEIKQPRMPKLVWEVTEVLPGTSWTWVQRSPGGSAVARHDVVATDACTLVRQQIDQRGPIGALAGRLMRGMTRRYLELEAQGLKTRSEQRRRLDGPAS; from the coding sequence ATGATTACGGAGAGCAGTGTTGAGATCGACGCGCCGGCCTCGCTGGTATGGGACGTGTTCAGCGATGTCGAGCGCTGGCCGGAATGGACGGCCTCGGTCACCCGCTTGGTCGCCATCGACGGACCGGGGCTGGCCGTCGGCAAACGGTTCGAGATCAAGCAGCCGCGGATGCCCAAGCTCGTGTGGGAGGTCACCGAGGTGCTCCCGGGTACCTCATGGACCTGGGTGCAGCGATCTCCAGGTGGCTCGGCTGTCGCCCGGCACGACGTCGTCGCCACCGACGCTTGCACCCTGGTCCGGCAGCAGATCGATCAACGCGGCCCGATCGGCGCATTGGCCGGCCGACTTATGCGCGGGATGACCCGCCGCTATCTCGAACTCGAGGCGCAGGGCCTCAAGACACGAAGCGAGCAGCGTCGGCGACTTGATGGCCCGGCGTCCTGA
- a CDS encoding thiolase family protein: MPKPVIVSAVRTAIGTSFKGSLVNTPAEVLATTVLTEAVRRAGIEPSVIDDVVFAESHYGGGDLARYAAAASNMVSVPGQAVNRHCAGSLTAVANAAAQIGSGVERVVVGGGVQSLSTGPLMNWRIPGPTLEFEERWMPPTHVETPDAPTRDMSITVGWNTAQAVGITREEMDAWALRSHQRAIAAIDAGKFADEIVPLKIQTPDGSLVEFSVDEHPRRDTSMEKLASLKVLHPEIEGFSITAGNSSGTNDAAAALTLADAEFARAAGLTVLGAVKTWASVGVEPRDTGLGAVRVIGKVLDRAGLAPGDVTLWEINEAFASVPIAACREYGLDEDRVNIYGSGCSLGHPIAATGARMLTTLVHELGRRGGGVGVAAMCAGGGQGGAVVVEV, from the coding sequence ATGCCGAAGCCCGTCATCGTCAGCGCCGTCCGGACCGCCATCGGAACGTCGTTCAAAGGATCCCTTGTCAACACGCCCGCCGAGGTGCTGGCGACCACCGTTCTGACCGAGGCGGTCCGGCGCGCCGGAATCGAACCAAGCGTCATCGATGACGTGGTCTTCGCCGAATCCCATTACGGTGGAGGCGATTTGGCGCGCTATGCCGCAGCCGCGTCGAACATGGTGTCGGTGCCCGGGCAGGCCGTCAACCGGCACTGCGCCGGCAGCCTGACCGCCGTTGCCAACGCCGCCGCCCAGATCGGCTCCGGAGTCGAGCGCGTCGTGGTGGGCGGGGGAGTGCAGTCGCTGTCGACGGGCCCGCTGATGAACTGGCGCATTCCCGGGCCGACGCTGGAGTTCGAGGAACGCTGGATGCCGCCCACCCATGTGGAGACCCCCGACGCGCCCACCCGCGACATGTCCATCACCGTGGGCTGGAACACCGCCCAAGCGGTCGGCATCACCCGCGAAGAGATGGACGCGTGGGCGCTGCGGTCGCATCAACGTGCGATCGCCGCGATCGACGCCGGCAAGTTCGCCGACGAAATCGTCCCCCTGAAGATCCAAACGCCCGACGGCTCGTTGGTGGAATTCAGCGTGGACGAACACCCGCGCCGCGACACCAGCATGGAGAAGCTGGCCTCGCTCAAAGTACTGCATCCAGAGATCGAGGGATTCTCGATCACCGCGGGCAACAGCAGCGGCACCAACGACGCGGCCGCCGCGCTGACACTGGCCGACGCCGAGTTCGCGCGCGCCGCCGGGCTCACGGTGTTGGGCGCCGTCAAAACCTGGGCATCCGTCGGGGTCGAACCGAGAGACACCGGCCTGGGCGCAGTGCGGGTGATCGGCAAGGTGCTCGACCGCGCGGGGCTGGCGCCCGGCGACGTCACACTCTGGGAGATCAACGAGGCGTTCGCCTCGGTGCCGATCGCCGCATGCCGGGAGTACGGGCTCGACGAGGACCGGGTCAACATCTACGGCAGCGGCTGCAGCCTGGGCCACCCGATCGCGGCCACCGGCGCGCGGATGCTCACCACGCTGGTGCACGAGCTGGGTCGTCGCGGCGGCGGCGTCGGGGTTGCCGCGATGTGCGCGGGCGGCGGCCAGGGCGGCGCGGTCGTCGTCGAGGTCTAA